One Synechococcus sp. PROS-9-1 DNA window includes the following coding sequences:
- the accD gene encoding acetyl-CoA carboxylase, carboxyltransferase subunit beta, whose product MSLFDWFADRRKGQYVGKVNQEPDEGDGLWSKCPECGQVVYRKDLLSNASVCSNCGYHHRIDSTERIAVLVDPNSFVAMDQELQPMDPLGFKDRRAYADRLRETQASTGLRDGVITGLCEVEGIPMALAVMDFRFMGGSMGSVVGEKITRLVEAATAKKLPLLIVCASGGARMQEGMLSLMQMAKISGALERHREAGVLYMPLLTHPTTGGVTASFAMLGDLILAEPKALIGFAGRRVIEQTLREKLPDNFQTAEYLQDHGFVDSIVPRTQLRSTLASLLRLHGCESRVASS is encoded by the coding sequence GACCGCCGTAAAGGTCAGTACGTCGGCAAGGTGAATCAAGAACCCGATGAAGGGGATGGTCTTTGGAGCAAGTGCCCCGAGTGCGGTCAGGTGGTGTATCGCAAGGATCTGCTGAGCAACGCCAGTGTTTGCAGCAACTGTGGATATCACCACCGCATCGATAGCACCGAGCGCATTGCGGTGTTGGTGGATCCCAACAGCTTCGTGGCGATGGATCAAGAGCTTCAACCCATGGATCCATTGGGTTTTAAAGACCGCAGGGCCTATGCGGATCGACTGCGCGAAACCCAAGCCAGTACAGGGCTTCGTGATGGTGTCATTACTGGACTCTGTGAGGTCGAGGGGATTCCAATGGCTCTTGCTGTGATGGATTTCCGTTTTATGGGCGGTTCGATGGGGTCGGTGGTCGGTGAAAAGATCACCCGCTTGGTGGAAGCAGCGACCGCCAAAAAGCTGCCACTCCTCATTGTTTGCGCGTCGGGTGGAGCGAGGATGCAGGAGGGCATGCTCAGCCTCATGCAGATGGCAAAGATTTCCGGTGCTTTGGAACGCCACCGCGAAGCGGGCGTGTTGTACATGCCTTTACTCACTCACCCCACCACTGGCGGCGTCACAGCAAGTTTTGCGATGCTTGGTGATTTGATTTTGGCGGAGCCAAAAGCTCTGATTGGCTTTGCTGGGCGACGCGTGATTGAACAGACACTGCGCGAAAAATTACCGGATAATTTTCAAACCGCCGAGTATCTGCAAGATCACGGATTCGTGGATTCGATTGTTCCGCGTACGCAATTGCGTTCCACTCTGGCGAGTCTGCTCAGATTGCACGGCTGTGAATCCCGGGTCGCTAGCTCATGA